One region of Pseudomonas alvandae genomic DNA includes:
- a CDS encoding PepSY domain-containing protein gives MKLNLRARSRWALALLTFCSLAAARDLDQDEALQLRQQGVILPLEHLLQQALDRHPGAKLLEAELEEKHGVYIYEVELLDTDGVVRELDLEAATGRLLKDKED, from the coding sequence ATGAAGCTTAATCTTCGCGCCCGCAGCCGCTGGGCGCTGGCGCTGTTGACGTTTTGCTCGCTGGCGGCAGCCCGAGACCTGGATCAGGACGAAGCCCTGCAATTGCGCCAGCAGGGCGTGATCCTGCCCTTGGAACACTTGCTCCAACAGGCACTGGACCGCCACCCCGGTGCCAAGTTGCTGGAAGCCGAGCTTGAGGAAAAGCACGGCGTCTATATTTATGAAGTCGAGCTGCTGGATACCGATGGCGTAGTGCGCGAACTGGACCTTGAGGCCGCAACCGGCCGTTTACTCAAAGATAAGGAAGATTGA
- a CDS encoding PepSY domain-containing protein, with protein MNRLTAFFIATFVILTAGLAQARDLHDHEAKKLLDAGTILSFEKLNAAALAKHPDAKVTDTELEEDYGKYRYKVDLRDAKGIEWDLELDAVTGEVLKNHQDT; from the coding sequence GTGAACCGCCTGACTGCCTTTTTTATCGCGACGTTCGTGATCCTGACCGCTGGCTTGGCTCAAGCAAGAGACCTCCATGACCACGAGGCCAAAAAACTGCTGGACGCTGGTACCATCCTGTCCTTCGAGAAACTCAACGCCGCTGCCCTGGCCAAACACCCTGATGCCAAGGTGACCGATACCGAGCTGGAAGAGGATTACGGCAAGTACCGTTACAAGGTGGACCTGCGTGATGCCAAAGGCATCGAGTGGGACCTGGAACTCGACGCCGTTACCGGCGAGGTGCTCAAGAATCATCAGGATACGTAA